A single region of the Streptomyces sp. NBC_01262 genome encodes:
- a CDS encoding bifunctional DNA primase/polymerase — protein MTRRGVEWLSAAADDPATCRTEWAADPRLPYALPAGRYFDVVVINQRLGIETFDQLLRRGMPMGPVMIDHRSQKMGFFLNSGWRDRFARFLARETDSPPPYKYLDGGSFVVVPGPMPLSGDRYQWLRAPVRRPEANPLRPAALAVMFLAAADLIARVDHYGEQYPTPAAVGAQIIEEEPADAR, from the coding sequence ATGACAAGGAGAGGTGTTGAGTGGCTGTCCGCTGCTGCCGACGATCCGGCGACGTGCCGGACGGAGTGGGCGGCCGATCCGCGGCTTCCGTACGCGCTGCCGGCGGGGCGCTACTTCGACGTGGTGGTGATCAATCAGCGTCTCGGCATAGAGACGTTCGATCAGCTCCTACGACGTGGAATGCCGATGGGCCCGGTCATGATCGATCACCGGTCGCAAAAGATGGGCTTCTTCCTGAACTCCGGCTGGCGGGATCGGTTCGCGCGCTTTCTGGCCAGGGAGACGGACAGCCCGCCTCCGTACAAGTACCTGGACGGGGGATCGTTCGTCGTCGTCCCCGGTCCCATGCCCTTGTCCGGCGACCGCTACCAGTGGCTCCGCGCTCCTGTCCGGCGTCCGGAGGCGAACCCGCTGCGTCCGGCTGCGCTGGCGGTGATGTTCCTCGCGGCTGCGGATCTGATCGCGCGGGTGGACCACTACGGGGAGCAGTACCCGACTCCGGCGGCTGTCGGTGCGCAAATCATCGAAGAGGAGCCGGCCGATGCACGGTGA
- a CDS encoding sialidase family protein produces the protein MSLTSLLLRLARPGLVTAALAATALVASAGTATAAPALTQISADPYTNSSSQHATEVEPDTFSYGSTIVSAFQVGRFTDGGSSNIGFSTSTDGGATWTKGFLPGITTYGGGTYARVSDPSVAYDAKHNVWLISTIPITSAIGVPAVFTSRSTDGGLTWSNPVTTATGSSLDKNWIVCDNTSTSAYYGNCYTGYDNNGDGDRLKMTTSTDGGLTWGTSKNTSNNATGLGGQPVVQPNGTVIVPASNASETSILAFRSTNGGSTWTSTTTIATVSSYTVHGSLRSGPLPSAEIDAAGKVYVVWQDCRFRASGGSCTSNDIVMSTTTNGTTWTSVVRIPIDATTSTVDHFIPGLAVDPATSGSTAHLALAYYYHPVANCTASTCQLDVGYLSSTDSGTTWTAPTQLAGPMTHSWLAGTTQGTMVGDYISTSFSGGTAHPVFAVASAPSGSVFNEAMYTPASGLAVAAGTAAVTTATARQNTFSAYLAAINYAQWLAEGGGEDSP, from the coding sequence ATGTCCCTGACGTCCTTACTCCTGCGTCTGGCCAGACCCGGCCTGGTGACAGCGGCCCTGGCCGCCACCGCGCTGGTCGCATCGGCCGGCACCGCCACCGCCGCCCCCGCACTCACCCAGATCAGCGCCGATCCGTACACCAACTCCAGCAGCCAGCACGCCACCGAGGTCGAGCCCGACACCTTCTCCTACGGCTCCACCATCGTCTCCGCCTTCCAGGTCGGCCGGTTCACCGACGGCGGCTCCTCCAACATCGGCTTCTCCACGTCCACCGACGGCGGAGCCACCTGGACCAAGGGATTCCTCCCAGGGATCACCACCTACGGCGGCGGCACCTACGCCCGGGTCAGCGACCCGTCGGTGGCCTACGACGCCAAGCACAACGTCTGGCTGATCTCCACCATCCCGATCACCTCGGCCATCGGTGTGCCCGCCGTCTTCACCAGCCGCTCCACCGACGGCGGTCTCACCTGGAGCAACCCCGTGACCACGGCGACCGGCTCCAGCCTCGACAAGAACTGGATCGTCTGCGACAACACCTCGACCAGCGCCTACTACGGCAACTGCTACACCGGGTACGACAACAACGGCGACGGCGACCGTCTCAAGATGACTACCTCGACCGACGGCGGACTCACCTGGGGCACGTCGAAGAACACCAGTAACAACGCCACCGGCCTCGGCGGCCAACCCGTCGTACAGCCCAACGGCACCGTGATCGTGCCCGCCTCCAACGCCTCGGAGACCTCGATCCTTGCCTTCCGGTCCACCAACGGCGGCAGTACCTGGACCTCGACCACCACCATCGCCACCGTCAGCTCGTACACCGTGCACGGCTCCCTGCGCAGCGGCCCGCTGCCCTCAGCCGAGATCGACGCGGCGGGCAAGGTCTACGTGGTCTGGCAGGACTGCCGCTTCCGGGCCAGCGGCGGCTCCTGCACGTCCAACGACATCGTGATGTCCACGACCACCAACGGAACCACCTGGACGTCGGTGGTCCGCATCCCCATCGACGCCACGACCAGCACCGTCGACCACTTCATCCCCGGCCTCGCGGTCGACCCTGCGACCTCGGGCAGCACCGCCCACCTGGCCCTGGCGTACTACTACCACCCGGTCGCCAACTGCACCGCCTCCACCTGCCAACTGGACGTCGGATACCTCTCATCCACCGACAGCGGCACCACCTGGACGGCACCGACCCAGCTGGCAGGACCGATGACCCACTCCTGGCTCGCCGGCACCACGCAAGGGACCATGGTCGGCGACTACATCTCGACTTCCTTCTCCGGCGGAACCGCCCACCCCGTCTTCGCCGTGGCCTCCGCCCCCAGCGGATCGGTCTTCAACGAGGCCATGTACACACCCGCATCGGGACTCGCCGTAGCGGCCGGCACCGCGGCCGTCACAACCGCCACCGCACGGCAGAACACCTTCTCGGCCTACCTGGCCGCGATCAACTACGCACAGTGGCTGGCAGAAGGCGGCGGCGAGGACAGCCCCTGA
- a CDS encoding class I SAM-dependent methyltransferase, with protein sequence MLQSEIWDDQAAQSYDTPGTGMFASEVLEPTVDRLVELTGGGRALEFAIGTGRVAVPLAERGVSVSGIELSKPMLDQLRTKADDAAISVVVGDMATARVPGEFQLVYLVYNGISVLLTQAEQVACFRNAACHLSPGGRFVVELWVPELRKLPPGQQGVVFGSAPGYIGLDTYDVLRQQVVSHHFGFDADSGREARLFCSPHRYIWPAELDLMAELAGMTLESRHADWTGEEFTAESRSHVSVYRTAGPL encoded by the coding sequence ATGCTTCAAAGTGAGATTTGGGATGACCAGGCCGCTCAGAGCTATGACACCCCTGGGACCGGCATGTTCGCATCGGAGGTGCTGGAGCCAACGGTGGACCGCCTGGTGGAGCTCACCGGGGGCGGGCGGGCGCTGGAGTTCGCCATCGGGACCGGGCGGGTGGCAGTGCCACTCGCGGAACGCGGAGTCTCGGTCAGTGGCATCGAGCTGTCGAAGCCGATGCTCGATCAGCTCCGCACCAAAGCAGACGACGCGGCCATCTCGGTCGTCGTCGGCGACATGGCCACTGCGCGAGTCCCGGGCGAGTTCCAGCTCGTCTACCTCGTCTACAACGGCATCTCGGTCCTGCTCACGCAGGCTGAGCAGGTTGCCTGTTTCCGAAATGCCGCATGCCACCTCTCGCCGGGCGGGCGGTTCGTCGTCGAGCTGTGGGTCCCCGAGCTTCGCAAGTTGCCGCCAGGTCAGCAGGGCGTGGTCTTTGGGTCGGCGCCGGGCTATATCGGGCTCGACACCTACGATGTCCTGCGCCAGCAGGTCGTTTCGCACCACTTCGGGTTCGACGCCGACAGTGGCCGTGAGGCCCGCCTGTTTTGCAGCCCACACCGATACATCTGGCCGGCTGAACTTGACCTAATGGCCGAGCTGGCCGGAATGACGCTGGAGTCCCGGCATGCCGACTGGACGGGAGAGGAATTCACCGCGGAGTCGCGCTCCCATGTCTCCGTCTACAGGACGGCCGGCCCGCTCTGA
- a CDS encoding aminoglycoside phosphotransferase family protein, with the protein MISGNGGGQDGAMEFTAETAGVVLREACASAGLDPAGAELLRIGSNAVYRLASSPIIVRVARDPDALADMERVVRVARWLETEDFPANRALAGVAQPSVVGGRAVTFWESAQEREEYATVGELADLLRWLHWLEEPESIGLPYFDPFAKIWGSLRRLDSVAEDDLAFLEERAGRLNKEYDRLDFVLPFGMIHGDANIGNVLRHADGHAVLIDLDGFALAPREWDLILTAIYYDRYGWHTRGQYEEFVYRYGFDLMNWPGYEVLADVRELMMVIWIGQQVGTSERSAEEFARRMRSLRTGEGRREWGPF; encoded by the coding sequence ATGATCTCGGGCAACGGCGGGGGCCAAGACGGCGCCATGGAGTTCACGGCGGAGACTGCGGGGGTCGTGCTCCGCGAAGCCTGCGCATCGGCCGGTCTGGACCCGGCGGGGGCTGAGTTGCTGCGGATCGGCTCCAATGCGGTGTACCGCTTAGCGTCGTCGCCAATCATCGTGCGCGTCGCCCGCGACCCCGACGCTCTGGCCGACATGGAGCGGGTCGTCCGGGTCGCCCGATGGCTGGAGACGGAAGACTTCCCCGCTAACCGGGCCCTGGCCGGGGTCGCCCAACCATCGGTTGTCGGCGGCAGGGCCGTGACGTTCTGGGAGAGCGCCCAGGAGCGCGAGGAGTACGCGACGGTGGGGGAGTTGGCCGACCTGCTCCGCTGGCTGCACTGGCTCGAAGAACCGGAGTCGATAGGGCTGCCGTACTTCGACCCCTTCGCCAAGATTTGGGGCTCGCTCCGACGGCTGGACAGCGTCGCGGAAGATGACCTCGCCTTCCTGGAGGAGCGGGCCGGGAGGCTCAACAAGGAGTACGACCGGCTGGACTTCGTCCTCCCCTTCGGGATGATTCACGGCGATGCGAACATCGGCAACGTGCTCCGGCATGCGGACGGACACGCTGTCCTGATCGATCTTGACGGCTTCGCGCTGGCTCCCCGCGAATGGGATCTCATCCTCACCGCGATCTACTACGACCGGTACGGCTGGCACACCCGTGGGCAGTACGAGGAGTTCGTCTACCGGTACGGCTTCGACCTGATGAACTGGCCTGGCTATGAAGTCCTCGCTGATGTACGGGAACTGATGATGGTCATCTGGATTGGCCAGCAAGTAGGGACAAGCGAGAGGTCCGCCGAGGAGTTCGCACGCCGTATGCGGTCACTGAGGACCGGCGAGGGCCGACGGGAGTGGGGCCCCTTCTGA
- a CDS encoding MmyB family transcriptional regulator, which translates to MPAVVMGRRMNILAWNPAACALFGDYAALDPAERNIARIAFLDPASRELYADWPSCARENVANLHLEAGRNHPGDPRLAQLIGELSMKSEDFRRWWAEHPVQDKTSGSKRFHHPVVGDLELTYETLRAADDPDQALITYAAQPDTSSHDALHMLLAWTAPTAAGAHQSTDL; encoded by the coding sequence GTGCCGGCAGTGGTGATGGGCCGGCGCATGAACATCCTGGCCTGGAACCCGGCAGCGTGTGCCCTCTTCGGCGACTACGCCGCCCTGGACCCGGCCGAGCGCAACATCGCCCGGATCGCTTTCCTCGACCCGGCGTCCCGGGAGCTGTACGCGGACTGGCCCTCCTGCGCCCGCGAGAACGTGGCCAACCTCCACCTGGAGGCAGGCCGGAACCACCCCGGCGACCCACGACTGGCACAGCTGATCGGGGAGCTGTCGATGAAGAGCGAGGACTTCCGCCGCTGGTGGGCAGAACACCCGGTCCAGGACAAGACCTCGGGCAGCAAGAGGTTCCACCACCCGGTAGTCGGTGACCTGGAACTAACCTACGAGACCCTGCGCGCCGCCGACGACCCCGACCAGGCACTGATCACGTACGCGGCCCAGCCGGACACCTCGTCCCACGACGCCCTCCACATGCTGCTTGCGTGGACCGCCCCCACAGCCGCCGGCGCTCATCAATCGACCGATTTATAA
- a CDS encoding M28 family peptidase produces the protein MDDDHHDGLKAALEQTVRSLAGIPRLPASRGEAHAAELIRRRFEAAGCTVRVDPEPAYHSYAQPIGLLCAAGAAAGLLAGRGGTWRAAGALVGSAAAWGIVDDITGGRLLARRMLMRPRTTQNVIAETGDPKADRTLVVLVHHDAAPSGVVFEQHLEHWLAARHPEVIEKMTSNPPMWWPVIAGPALVGLGSALRIAALRRLGVWTSVLSAAALADIATRPAVPGANDNLSGIAVAIAVAEALAADPVQGIRVRFVSAGAEEALQQGILGFARRHFGRLAPDRTWFLNLDTVGSGRLVLLEGEGPVRMHDYDASFKALVADCADQAGVTVLRGLRSRNSTDGSVPQRHGYPTATLVSVDSGKLLPNYHLYTDIPDNVDYTCVAGAVRLTEAVARRLA, from the coding sequence ATGGATGACGACCACCATGACGGCCTGAAGGCCGCGCTGGAGCAGACCGTTCGGTCACTCGCCGGGATACCCCGCCTACCCGCATCGCGCGGCGAAGCCCACGCCGCCGAACTCATCCGCCGCCGTTTCGAGGCCGCCGGATGCACGGTGCGCGTGGATCCGGAGCCCGCCTACCACTCCTACGCTCAGCCGATCGGCCTGCTCTGCGCGGCCGGAGCCGCCGCGGGGCTGCTCGCCGGGCGCGGGGGCACGTGGCGGGCGGCCGGTGCGCTGGTCGGATCGGCCGCCGCCTGGGGCATCGTCGATGACATCACCGGGGGCCGACTGCTGGCCCGCAGGATGCTGATGCGCCCGCGTACGACCCAGAACGTCATTGCCGAAACCGGCGACCCGAAGGCCGACCGCACCCTGGTCGTCCTGGTGCACCATGACGCGGCCCCGTCCGGCGTGGTCTTCGAGCAGCACCTCGAACACTGGCTTGCGGCACGGCACCCCGAAGTCATCGAGAAGATGACCTCCAACCCGCCGATGTGGTGGCCCGTCATCGCCGGCCCCGCCCTGGTCGGCCTGGGCAGCGCGCTGCGGATCGCCGCACTTCGGCGGTTGGGCGTCTGGACCTCGGTCCTGTCCGCCGCCGCGCTCGCCGACATCGCCACCCGCCCTGCCGTCCCCGGCGCCAACGACAACCTCAGCGGTATCGCCGTCGCCATCGCGGTCGCGGAGGCGTTAGCGGCCGACCCCGTCCAGGGCATCCGGGTCCGCTTCGTGTCCGCCGGTGCCGAAGAGGCGCTCCAGCAGGGCATTCTGGGGTTCGCCCGCCGCCACTTCGGACGGCTCGCGCCGGACCGCACCTGGTTCCTGAACCTCGATACCGTCGGGTCCGGCCGACTGGTGCTGCTCGAAGGCGAAGGCCCTGTACGCATGCACGACTACGACGCCTCCTTCAAGGCCCTGGTCGCCGATTGCGCCGACCAGGCCGGCGTCACGGTGCTACGCGGCCTGCGCTCCCGCAACAGCACCGACGGCAGCGTCCCCCAACGCCACGGCTACCCCACCGCCACGCTGGTGTCGGTGGACAGCGGCAAACTCCTCCCCAACTACCACCTCTACACGGACATCCCGGACAACGTCGACTACACCTGCGTCGCGGGAGCGGTGCGGCTCACCGAGGCTGTGGCACGGCGACTCGCCTGA
- a CDS encoding DUF5990 family protein yields the protein MWRAKLYFADILGADLLKAATSGGAVVEDLSLTGADGTPLCASVHLPRVLLHIAES from the coding sequence ATCTGGCGGGCCAAGCTGTATTTCGCCGATATCCTGGGGGCCGATTTACTGAAGGCCGCGACCAGCGGTGGCGCCGTGGTGGAGGATCTGTCGCTGACCGGCGCGGACGGGACTCCGCTGTGCGCCTCCGTCCACTTGCCGCGCGTGCTCTTGCACATCGCCGAGTCCTAG
- a CDS encoding WD40/YVTN/BNR-like repeat-containing protein, translated as MSAPTRRRRWFTICAITTSAALVAIPAGAASGRNNSAFGVRTLAQLAAQRAQSVGGVTANATTEDDGGDDGNEADEIAEGADQYAEARTSPGIVSPGAYGAAWSSLSSLSSTGGSWKNITDLPYDSDDSRYRDYDSNSSAGMGNVTGRLAAIAADNDGYVYAGSAGGGVWRSRSGGGHWKPISDKLPAQSTGALALDTGGRLWLGTGEASTNADAYLGSGVYVLSDPRHGTFSSRSRVGGDELESTTIHELRFSGGKVWAATSEGVWSHSTKKLSGAWKLEFAPNPDYLPGGSLASDASAAYKNIANDIAIDPKDPSKVVLAVGWRSGDDYNGFYTKVNGAWTRITSGLGDLPADADNVGNVTFARSADGSRYYAIDQSPEQLNTNPDSGLEGIYVSKSGSPTGPWTQIADYQGLAADGSALTSSGYMPGVQAWYNQFLTVDPADAEHVYAGLEEVHETKDGGSTWSAVGPYWNFGFSCWSIDPAKQTGDCNQTSHPDQHGVAIGSYHGKSYVYVANDGGAYKRPVNGSQDSEGHATDWTSLNDGTIDTLQYYSVGVGKDLDYGGVSVTGGLQDNGQSELRSNDKIMGSNFGGDGGDTLTDPANGCNIAQEYVYLAVQVTQNCAVNDGSWIDGTGPVTSYGVAPPDNETGEARFIAPLAADLKSSSTWIAGGRHVWVQTHGYAIRSGDEWTSAYDLGAGHTATAVASSGGKVYAAWCGPCNNQGFTRGISVGNEDGTGWHDVALPVDATVPNRYLSGFAIDPDNADHVYLTVNGFSRHWTEGPGAGVGHVFESTDGGTTWTDISSNLPDVPTNSAVVTTGGGLAVATDLGVVYRAPGRTTWQRVGSLPAVAVLQLKLSPNGKTLYAATHGRGIYTIRVSHLR; from the coding sequence GTGTCAGCACCAACCCGTAGAAGACGATGGTTCACGATCTGTGCCATCACGACATCCGCCGCTCTCGTCGCGATACCCGCAGGCGCCGCGTCCGGCCGGAACAACAGCGCCTTCGGAGTCCGTACTCTCGCCCAACTCGCCGCCCAGCGCGCCCAGTCGGTAGGCGGGGTCACCGCCAACGCGACGACCGAGGATGACGGCGGTGACGACGGCAACGAGGCCGACGAGATAGCCGAGGGCGCCGACCAGTACGCGGAGGCCCGGACCTCGCCGGGGATCGTCTCGCCTGGCGCGTACGGTGCCGCCTGGAGCAGCCTGAGCAGTCTGTCGAGCACCGGCGGCAGTTGGAAGAACATCACCGATCTGCCGTACGACTCCGACGACTCGCGGTACCGCGACTACGACTCCAACTCCAGCGCCGGCATGGGCAATGTCACCGGCCGCCTGGCCGCGATAGCCGCTGACAACGACGGCTACGTCTACGCGGGCAGCGCGGGCGGCGGCGTATGGCGATCCCGCAGCGGCGGCGGGCACTGGAAGCCGATCAGCGACAAGCTGCCGGCGCAGTCCACCGGCGCGCTCGCGTTGGACACGGGCGGGCGGCTGTGGCTGGGCACCGGCGAGGCGAGCACCAACGCGGACGCCTACCTCGGCAGCGGCGTCTACGTTTTGTCGGACCCGCGCCACGGCACGTTCTCCTCCCGCAGCCGGGTCGGCGGTGACGAGCTGGAGAGCACCACGATCCACGAGCTGCGGTTCAGCGGCGGCAAGGTGTGGGCGGCGACCAGCGAAGGCGTGTGGAGCCACTCCACGAAGAAGCTCAGCGGTGCCTGGAAGCTGGAGTTCGCGCCCAACCCGGACTATCTGCCGGGCGGTTCACTGGCGAGCGACGCCTCGGCCGCGTACAAGAACATCGCCAACGACATCGCTATCGACCCGAAGGACCCCTCGAAGGTGGTCCTGGCGGTCGGCTGGCGCAGCGGTGACGACTACAACGGCTTCTACACCAAGGTGAACGGCGCCTGGACGCGGATCACCAGCGGCCTGGGCGATCTGCCGGCCGACGCGGACAACGTCGGCAACGTGACCTTCGCCCGCTCCGCCGACGGCTCGCGCTACTACGCGATCGACCAGTCGCCGGAGCAGCTGAACACCAACCCGGACAGCGGTCTGGAGGGCATCTACGTCTCCAAGTCCGGCTCCCCCACCGGCCCGTGGACGCAGATCGCCGACTACCAGGGCCTGGCCGCCGACGGCTCCGCGCTGACCTCCAGCGGCTACATGCCCGGCGTGCAGGCCTGGTACAACCAGTTCCTGACCGTCGACCCGGCCGACGCCGAGCATGTGTACGCGGGCCTGGAGGAGGTCCACGAGACCAAGGACGGCGGCAGCACCTGGTCGGCCGTCGGCCCGTACTGGAACTTCGGGTTCTCCTGCTGGAGCATCGACCCGGCCAAGCAGACCGGCGACTGCAACCAGACCAGCCACCCGGACCAGCATGGCGTCGCGATCGGCAGCTACCACGGCAAGAGCTATGTGTATGTGGCGAATGACGGCGGCGCCTACAAGCGCCCCGTCAACGGCTCGCAGGACTCCGAGGGTCACGCCACCGACTGGACCTCGCTCAACGACGGCACCATCGACACCCTCCAGTACTACTCCGTGGGCGTCGGCAAGGACCTCGACTACGGCGGCGTCTCCGTCACCGGCGGCCTCCAGGACAACGGCCAGTCCGAGCTGCGCAGCAACGACAAGATCATGGGCTCCAACTTCGGCGGCGACGGCGGCGACACCCTCACCGACCCCGCCAACGGCTGCAACATCGCCCAGGAGTACGTCTACCTCGCCGTCCAGGTCACCCAGAACTGCGCCGTCAACGACGGCTCCTGGATCGACGGCACCGGGCCGGTCACCTCGTACGGCGTCGCCCCGCCCGACAACGAGACCGGCGAGGCCCGCTTCATCGCCCCGCTCGCGGCGGACCTGAAGAGCAGCTCGACCTGGATCGCGGGCGGCCGTCACGTGTGGGTGCAGACCCACGGCTACGCCATCCGCAGCGGCGACGAGTGGACCAGCGCGTACGACCTCGGCGCCGGCCACACCGCGACCGCCGTCGCCTCCTCCGGCGGCAAGGTCTACGCGGCCTGGTGCGGCCCCTGCAACAACCAGGGCTTCACCCGCGGCATCTCCGTCGGCAACGAGGACGGCACCGGCTGGCACGACGTGGCCCTGCCCGTGGACGCAACCGTCCCCAACCGCTACCTCAGCGGCTTCGCCATCGACCCCGACAACGCCGACCATGTCTACCTCACCGTCAACGGCTTCTCCCGGCACTGGACCGAAGGCCCCGGCGCAGGCGTCGGCCACGTCTTCGAGTCCACTGACGGCGGCACCACCTGGACCGACATCTCGTCCAACCTCCCCGACGTGCCCACCAACTCCGCGGTCGTCACCACGGGCGGTGGCCTCGCCGTCGCCACCGACCTCGGCGTCGTCTACCGGGCGCCCGGCCGTACCACGTGGCAGCGCGTCGGCTCGCTCCCGGCAGTCGCCGTGCTCCAACTGAAGCTCAGCCCGAACGGCAAGACCCTCTACGCGGCCACCCACGGCCGCGGGATCTACACGATCCGCGTAAGCCACCTCAGGTAA